A genomic window from Synechococcus sp. WH 8016 includes:
- a CDS encoding ATP-dependent DNA ligase codes for MHHQNFKPLLASRCDLLSIKYPVAVTPKLDGVRVIIRDGVALSRSLKPIRSRVVQSILGNLPSGCDGEIVCNDGSFQGTVSSVMSEDGVLNWTYHIFDFLDFSTPEIAPYTDRMHQLQDHLERGRLNKNCKVIYPEFVYDKEGLMQFVQEHLDDGYEGTMVRDPSGTYKFGRSTVNQGILLKIKAFEDAEARIIGVEELMHNDNPAELDELGHTKRSTSKENLVPAGTLGALVVQSLEDERITFKIGTGFDAQQRQELWNQKDELIGQYAKYKFFNQGIVLRPRFPTFLGIRPSDDM; via the coding sequence ATGCATCATCAAAATTTCAAACCACTACTTGCCTCACGATGCGATTTATTATCCATCAAATACCCAGTCGCTGTTACACCCAAATTAGACGGCGTACGTGTCATCATCCGCGATGGAGTCGCTCTCTCACGGTCTCTGAAGCCCATCCGAAGTCGTGTAGTTCAATCTATCCTTGGCAATCTTCCATCGGGCTGTGATGGCGAAATCGTCTGCAATGACGGATCATTTCAAGGCACTGTCTCATCTGTCATGTCAGAAGATGGAGTTCTTAATTGGACCTATCACATCTTTGATTTCCTCGACTTCTCAACACCGGAGATTGCTCCATACACCGATCGCATGCATCAATTGCAAGATCATCTAGAGCGAGGACGATTGAACAAAAACTGCAAAGTCATCTACCCAGAATTTGTATACGACAAAGAAGGTTTGATGCAATTCGTGCAAGAACATCTAGACGATGGTTACGAAGGGACCATGGTTCGAGACCCAAGTGGTACCTACAAATTTGGACGATCAACTGTAAATCAAGGCATTCTGTTAAAGATAAAAGCCTTTGAAGATGCTGAAGCACGCATCATCGGAGTAGAAGAACTTATGCACAACGACAACCCAGCAGAGCTGGACGAATTGGGGCACACCAAACGCTCCACATCAAAAGAGAATCTTGTTCCTGCAGGCACTCTCGGTGCATTAGTCGTCCAGTCATTAGAAGATGAACGAATTACATTCAAAATTGGAACAGGATTTGATGCACAGCAACGGCAGGAACTATGGAATCAAAAGGATGAGTTAATTGGACAATACGCTAAATACAAATTCTTCAATCAGGGAATTGTGCTTAGACCAAGGTTTCCAACATTTTTAGGAATACGACCATCTGATGATATGTAA
- a CDS encoding virulence-associated E family protein yields the protein MTINPEFIDLEPTPNESDDDGDQTQTRGRGRPPLTADRQIQERTDDVNILKECLPDLRLNQLTGKMEYGPRTSPTVMEGDDIDTMSVRLALEHDKFVPEQRVRAAIRYIAKHNGYCPIRRYLMDCAYSAKPFEDWDRLGEILLGNSTELATRTLQKFLIGAVARAYNPGCSMSWIPIFIGAQGCGKSQLLRELVPEELFAEISVSMDLLSKEIYRLHVSYLVELPEVDNYFSVKNIENFKNLITTRVDETRYPYQSLPVSLARRFVMAGTSNRSEFLVDSTGNRRFMPLEIGDGFETPWRTLHEFRDQLWKKAILEYEAGTQWEITSGEVAQLADYIQQFSVSDPWETIVEEFLGTKDEVSANDILIGALGFSPQAVGVRESKRVGSIMSALGWRRMVTTRKGKSIRLWKRKTPLKKKTRLDDF from the coding sequence ATGACAATCAATCCAGAATTTATTGACCTAGAGCCTACTCCTAATGAATCAGATGACGATGGTGATCAAACCCAAACGCGAGGCAGAGGACGTCCACCGTTAACTGCAGACCGTCAAATTCAAGAGCGAACTGATGACGTCAACATTTTAAAAGAATGCCTGCCAGATCTTCGCTTAAATCAACTCACTGGAAAAATGGAGTATGGACCTAGAACATCTCCAACAGTGATGGAAGGCGACGACATCGACACGATGTCTGTGCGATTGGCTCTAGAGCATGACAAATTTGTTCCTGAGCAACGTGTTCGTGCAGCCATTCGTTATATCGCAAAGCACAACGGCTACTGTCCAATCAGAAGATACCTTATGGATTGTGCCTACAGCGCAAAACCTTTTGAGGACTGGGATCGTCTAGGCGAAATACTTCTTGGTAACTCGACTGAACTAGCCACGCGAACACTACAAAAATTCCTCATCGGTGCTGTAGCCCGTGCCTACAACCCAGGTTGTTCTATGTCTTGGATACCCATATTCATTGGGGCACAGGGCTGTGGAAAGAGCCAGTTGCTTCGAGAATTAGTTCCTGAAGAGCTATTTGCAGAAATCTCTGTATCAATGGACTTACTGTCAAAGGAAATCTATCGCCTGCACGTCTCCTATTTAGTAGAGCTGCCAGAAGTGGACAACTACTTCAGTGTCAAGAACATTGAGAACTTCAAAAACCTAATCACAACACGAGTAGACGAAACACGTTATCCCTATCAGTCACTACCTGTCAGTCTTGCACGACGCTTTGTGATGGCTGGAACATCTAACCGTTCAGAGTTTTTAGTGGACAGCACGGGCAACCGACGCTTTATGCCACTAGAAATTGGTGATGGCTTCGAAACACCATGGAGAACTCTTCATGAATTCCGTGATCAGCTTTGGAAGAAAGCCATATTGGAATACGAAGCTGGTACTCAATGGGAAATCACATCAGGTGAAGTTGCTCAACTGGCTGATTACATCCAGCAGTTTTCGGTATCTGATCCATGGGAGACCATCGTTGAAGAATTCCTAGGAACAAAAGATGAAGTAAGTGCCAATGACATTCTCATTGGTGCTCTTGGATTCTCACCACAAGCAGTAGGTGTACGTGAGTCAAAACGAGTCGGCTCAATTATGTCTGCCCTTGGTTGGCGGCGTATGGTCACTACCCGCAAAGGTAAATCAATCCGACTATGGAAACGCAAGACACCGCTCAAAAAGAAAACTAGACTTGATGACTTTTGA
- a CDS encoding HNH endonuclease signature motif containing protein has protein sequence MGKLLTIKLNTENKMIKHKPIPKDISNYLSINPDTGEILRIAYSGSNRTCEIELGTRAGYIDSSGYRKLSFNGKEYLEHRVAWYLYYEEDPGDLTVDHIDRNPTNNKKNNLRLTLQKGQAQNRAALGYSYSSKHNLFIAHLKVNSKSKNLGHYDCPLLARLAYESEAKKHHGDFFCSDLPDNIIGRPKGVEANGPHGSKHLGYTKAGNRFRVIVTLKGKRITQTHHCPLLARYGYIDSLLTLGQAFKPSFIPKVEIIGKDMSDNC, from the coding sequence ATGGGAAAATTATTGACTATTAAATTAAACACTGAAAACAAAATGATAAAACATAAACCTATTCCGAAGGATATATCAAACTATTTAAGTATCAACCCTGACACAGGAGAAATCTTACGAATCGCTTATTCAGGTTCAAATAGAACTTGTGAAATAGAGCTTGGAACTAGAGCAGGGTATATTGACTCAAGTGGATATCGAAAACTATCTTTTAATGGAAAAGAATATCTAGAGCACAGAGTCGCATGGTATCTATATTATGAAGAAGATCCAGGAGACCTAACAGTCGATCATATTGACAGAAACCCTACAAACAATAAGAAAAATAATCTTCGATTGACCCTACAAAAAGGACAAGCTCAGAATAGAGCAGCATTAGGATATAGCTATTCCTCAAAACACAATTTATTTATAGCTCACTTAAAAGTAAATAGCAAATCAAAAAATCTTGGGCATTATGATTGTCCATTACTAGCCAGACTAGCCTATGAGAGCGAAGCGAAGAAGCATCACGGAGACTTTTTCTGCAGTGATCTACCAGATAATATTATTGGTAGACCAAAAGGTGTTGAAGCTAATGGGCCGCATGGGTCTAAGCATTTAGGCTATACCAAAGCAGGCAATAGATTTCGAGTAATCGTTACTTTAAAAGGAAAAAGAATTACACAAACTCATCACTGTCCACTACTTGCACGTTATGGGTATATTGATTCATTGCTAACGCTAGGGCAGGCATTCAAACCATCCTTCATCCCTAAAGTAGAAATTATTGGCAAAGATATGTCAGACAATTGCTAG
- a CDS encoding YqaJ viral recombinase family protein, with product MTSSVSKTNLFEEIGAVAEEQVPQVIFGDRVVDGDEAPPDLRLRAHLMRLPYEDERVNDPEIRQWMEDRRLGVGASEIAVLFGLSPWQTLRDLWHEKVHGCSYDPGSELFHWGHTMEPVVAAEFERRTGEPVGMPASMIMVGEKPHHRASLDRVVLEDGVAVAALELKNLHEGRYAEYKLAGPSVGYLLQLQYQMIVAGLDYGYLACLFGGQKLGVWRVVGSPSVQREIIDRVDEFWGYVTRKEEPPESLGTRQVSIPAGTLQLTDPSWEEKLSSLEQIRIQKAKLEKEEKILKAQIKETMGEFTTVEAGQMTASYSTSTRRSIDTARLKTEMPEIVEQFTREASVKSLRIRQRKS from the coding sequence ATGACATCATCCGTATCAAAAACAAATCTATTCGAAGAAATTGGAGCAGTAGCTGAAGAGCAAGTGCCACAAGTCATCTTTGGCGACCGTGTCGTCGATGGCGATGAAGCACCACCCGATCTACGCTTACGTGCTCATCTCATGCGATTGCCCTATGAAGACGAGCGGGTAAATGATCCAGAAATCAGACAATGGATGGAAGACCGACGTTTAGGTGTTGGTGCTTCCGAGATAGCTGTCTTGTTTGGACTATCCCCCTGGCAGACATTGCGAGATTTGTGGCATGAGAAAGTCCACGGTTGTTCTTACGACCCTGGTAGCGAGCTGTTCCATTGGGGACACACAATGGAACCTGTAGTCGCTGCTGAATTTGAGAGACGGACAGGTGAGCCAGTCGGAATGCCAGCATCAATGATCATGGTGGGTGAAAAACCACACCATCGTGCAAGTCTTGACCGTGTGGTTTTAGAAGACGGAGTTGCAGTAGCAGCACTGGAACTCAAGAATCTCCACGAAGGACGCTATGCGGAATACAAATTAGCCGGTCCATCAGTTGGTTACTTGCTTCAATTGCAGTATCAAATGATTGTTGCTGGCTTGGATTACGGATATTTGGCCTGCCTGTTCGGTGGACAGAAGCTCGGCGTATGGCGAGTGGTTGGATCACCATCCGTACAACGCGAAATCATTGACCGTGTCGATGAGTTCTGGGGTTACGTCACACGCAAAGAAGAGCCACCTGAATCACTAGGTACACGTCAGGTATCTATCCCTGCAGGAACTCTGCAGCTAACTGATCCATCGTGGGAAGAAAAGCTCTCGTCTCTGGAGCAAATCCGTATTCAAAAAGCAAAGCTTGAAAAAGAGGAAAAGATTTTAAAAGCTCAAATAAAAGAAACGATGGGAGAGTTCACGACCGTCGAAGCAGGGCAAATGACTGCATCGTATTCAACATCTACACGAAGATCAATTGATACTGCTCGTCTAAAGACTGAGATGCCTGAAATCGTAGAGCAATTCACGAGAGAAGCATCAGTTAAAAGCCTACGTATCCGACAACGAAAATCCTAA
- a CDS encoding GIY-YIG nuclease family protein — MTTAPAQRLQYLYLIASGNEDNIFKIGISHSPTQRLEQIKRDYNVPDAYILEFMDVPSRDEVFAIENALHTRFDSKQSTKYPGREWFKLSPKDLEDLRSLYQENSNSFAQASAYYGIIEEMERISDVAETEDMKRRKQIHHNRVHGKTYDTAPKGILKRYNDLSRKSSEGILASRFEFHRIQHPIVKALNEARNDILEIIGEKVKPCGLQVGVIGLMSGMVLGSAIAPAAVSPITWGTTAIGFIAGSISGAARKSKESEALTISLNNWADHEYPNTRLQTMEFIEDKTEHKSLLIRKYTESKPVLRKEPALMPRIDITQTITKPMKDRYSNKNYFPKVATVATIACAGFFGLASVEGQDNNRYSFEQTPPAIERLT, encoded by the coding sequence ATGACAACAGCCCCCGCACAACGCTTGCAGTACCTCTATCTCATTGCCTCTGGAAATGAAGATAACATTTTCAAGATCGGCATAAGCCACAGTCCTACTCAGCGACTGGAGCAAATCAAACGTGATTACAACGTCCCTGATGCTTACATCCTTGAATTTATGGATGTGCCGAGTAGAGATGAAGTGTTTGCTATTGAAAACGCACTACATACTCGGTTCGATAGCAAGCAATCAACTAAGTACCCTGGGCGTGAATGGTTCAAACTCAGTCCTAAAGACCTAGAAGATCTTCGATCTCTCTATCAAGAAAACTCAAATAGCTTTGCACAAGCCAGTGCCTACTATGGAATCATTGAAGAGATGGAACGCATATCTGATGTAGCAGAAACTGAAGACATGAAACGGCGGAAGCAGATTCATCACAATCGCGTCCACGGAAAAACCTATGACACTGCACCTAAAGGAATACTCAAGCGATACAACGATCTAAGCAGAAAATCTAGTGAAGGAATACTGGCTAGTCGATTCGAATTTCATCGTATCCAACATCCTATCGTTAAAGCTTTAAATGAAGCGAGGAACGATATTCTAGAAATCATTGGCGAAAAGGTTAAGCCATGTGGACTTCAAGTAGGAGTTATTGGCTTGATGTCTGGCATGGTCCTAGGAAGTGCTATTGCCCCTGCTGCAGTGAGCCCCATTACTTGGGGAACAACAGCCATTGGATTTATTGCCGGATCAATTTCTGGTGCAGCTAGAAAGTCTAAAGAGTCTGAAGCCTTAACCATCTCTTTAAATAACTGGGCAGATCACGAGTATCCAAATACTCGATTACAAACAATGGAATTTATTGAAGACAAGACTGAACACAAAAGCTTACTCATTCGTAAATACACGGAATCAAAACCAGTATTAAGAAAAGAGCCTGCACTTATGCCAAGGATTGACATAACTCAAACTATTACCAAGCCAATGAAAGACAGGTACAGTAACAAAAACTATTTCCCAAAAGTAGCCACAGTAGCAACAATAGCTTGTGCTGGATTCTTCGGACTTGCATCTGTCGAAGGACAAGATAACAACCGTTACTCATTTGAACAAACGCCTCCAGCTATCGAGCGACTTACGTAA
- a CDS encoding virulence-associated E family protein: MNIRMKQIDLQLELLEGPNADEELLLVLRSAKAILLSKIEANEYKDGYHDLAIKGLQDESMQERYLGVSDKHPFIEDFTVGEFIVFESSLKEMLESKTKRKKGRPRKTEEDQAKQIQNDVQIVSEKFQGLRHNRMTDQYEYLKIHDQTGKLGWHETEGEELNQLSVHLAVEHGVFIPAQRAKDAFIFVAKKNPYEPQLEMIEWCRKQYPTMGLEEAQEFLFSLGEQLLGHHGDEPIICGEYLRNRFLARFLVAMAFLARHPGETLQWMPILVGAQGCGKSQFCTHLVPQRFKDLFQQMTLPIETIKREPHQLHIGFLLEMPEIDAQMRNQRSIEPMKNMVTTRIDNCRKPYAAQPVKLLRRFALIGTTNRSDLFQDGTGERRFMPILIPHGWEIPWEEVRDGLNVKIWAAADIIAETYTANSREMRGFTDEEREALNTWQRNFTQVDPWETKLLDFARLRREFTPGLALSQIGVEDSRQTTSDVKRLNNLMRLLFTRDQAEYKQVRRDNGRPWVWIIREMPGGSTDDKPTVTDLEEFAAHLKAKADF; this comes from the coding sequence ATGAATATCAGAATGAAACAAATAGATTTGCAGTTGGAACTGCTAGAAGGGCCAAATGCAGACGAAGAATTATTACTAGTATTAAGATCAGCGAAAGCAATATTGCTATCAAAGATTGAAGCAAATGAATATAAAGACGGATACCATGACTTAGCGATCAAGGGCTTACAAGATGAGTCGATGCAGGAAAGATATTTAGGTGTATCTGACAAGCACCCGTTTATCGAAGATTTTACTGTTGGTGAGTTTATAGTATTTGAATCATCTCTTAAAGAGATGCTGGAGTCAAAGACTAAACGCAAGAAGGGACGCCCTCGTAAAACAGAAGAAGACCAAGCTAAGCAAATCCAAAACGATGTCCAAATCGTTAGTGAAAAGTTCCAAGGTTTGCGTCATAATCGTATGACTGACCAGTATGAATACTTAAAGATTCACGATCAGACTGGCAAGCTTGGGTGGCATGAAACAGAAGGCGAAGAACTCAATCAACTGTCAGTTCATCTGGCAGTAGAGCACGGCGTCTTTATTCCTGCTCAACGAGCAAAGGATGCGTTCATCTTTGTAGCTAAGAAGAACCCTTACGAGCCTCAACTCGAAATGATTGAGTGGTGCCGTAAGCAGTACCCGACAATGGGTCTTGAAGAAGCACAGGAATTCCTGTTCTCTCTTGGAGAGCAGTTGCTTGGACACCACGGTGATGAGCCGATTATTTGTGGTGAATATCTTCGCAATAGATTCCTTGCTCGATTTTTAGTTGCGATGGCATTCCTTGCCAGGCATCCAGGTGAGACACTGCAATGGATGCCAATCCTGGTAGGTGCTCAAGGGTGTGGAAAGAGTCAATTCTGCACGCATCTTGTACCCCAACGATTTAAGGATTTGTTTCAGCAGATGACCTTGCCAATCGAGACCATCAAACGTGAGCCACACCAATTACATATTGGCTTCTTGCTTGAAATGCCTGAAATTGATGCGCAGATGCGTAATCAACGATCAATTGAGCCAATGAAAAACATGGTGACGACTCGTATTGACAATTGCCGTAAGCCATACGCAGCGCAGCCTGTCAAATTACTTAGACGCTTTGCATTGATTGGAACTACCAATCGATCTGACCTCTTTCAAGATGGCACAGGTGAACGACGGTTTATGCCTATCCTCATTCCACATGGGTGGGAAATCCCTTGGGAAGAGGTCCGTGATGGTCTAAATGTAAAGATCTGGGCTGCAGCTGACATCATCGCCGAGACATACACTGCAAATAGCCGTGAGATGCGTGGGTTCACTGATGAAGAACGCGAAGCACTGAATACTTGGCAAAGGAACTTTACTCAAGTAGATCCTTGGGAAACTAAGTTGCTCGACTTTGCACGATTAAGGCGTGAGTTCACACCAGGACTTGCTCTGTCTCAGATTGGTGTTGAAGATTCACGGCAAACAACGTCTGATGTAAAACGACTCAACAACCTAATGCGACTGCTCTTCACAAGAGATCAAGCAGAATACAAGCAGGTGCGACGTGATAATGGTCGTCCATGGGTATGGATTATCCGTGAGATGCCTGGTGGGTCAACAGATGATAAACCAACAGTCACAGATTTAGAAGAATTTGCAGCTCATTTGAAGGCAAAAGCGGACTTCTAA
- a CDS encoding metallophosphoesterase family protein, which produces MTTLVIADVHGCYNPLDKILRTYSHQGHDLIFLGDYIDRSPEEDGDLRVLNRVRALTEEPLSHGYRSCVALLGNHEQMFIESLEDDDYELWEYNGGNAEVIPDLKGHLNWMHSLPRYEQRGEYLFVHAGVRPGVSLEDQDSQDLIWIRKPFLTCKDHGLPWTVVHGHTVTKSQKVEHHPGRIAMDCGSFFSGKIGHAVFDC; this is translated from the coding sequence ATGACAACACTAGTAATTGCAGACGTACATGGCTGCTATAACCCTCTAGATAAAATACTTAGAACCTACTCACATCAAGGGCACGATCTAATCTTCTTAGGCGACTACATTGATAGAAGTCCTGAAGAAGATGGAGACCTCCGTGTCCTCAATCGAGTACGTGCTCTTACTGAAGAACCCCTATCCCATGGATATCGCTCATGTGTTGCCTTACTCGGTAACCATGAGCAGATGTTCATTGAATCATTAGAAGACGATGACTATGAACTATGGGAATACAACGGCGGTAACGCAGAAGTAATCCCAGATCTCAAGGGTCATCTCAACTGGATGCACTCACTACCTCGATATGAGCAACGGGGTGAATACCTCTTTGTTCATGCTGGTGTTAGGCCAGGTGTGTCACTAGAAGATCAAGATTCTCAAGACCTGATCTGGATACGCAAACCTTTCCTTACTTGTAAGGATCATGGACTTCCTTGGACCGTTGTCCACGGCCATACGGTCACTAAATCGCAAAAGGTAGAACACCACCCCGGCCGCATTGCTATGGACTGTGGGAGCTTCTTTAGTGGCAAGATCGGCCATGCAGTATTCGACTGTTAA
- a CDS encoding GIY-YIG nuclease family protein — protein MYDSEEATYLYVVSWKNSPDVCKIGRSNNPSRRFNDFLTAHHEPLLVHCICDELVMSEANMHSRFKSAQITLEHHHFTQDIKDVLDMLNMSSKFKPYEIPRTQSQTGVIETSPLVDQLKTTIAIPPLRISPMEKEVAILHAIGATVAESAAVLDLTESCIKSHRAGVLQKCFTPNTSSALVKLIAHDIITTRDLK, from the coding sequence GTGTATGATTCTGAAGAAGCAACATACCTATACGTAGTCAGCTGGAAAAACTCTCCAGATGTTTGCAAAATTGGAAGATCAAACAATCCATCTAGACGATTCAACGATTTTTTAACTGCTCATCACGAGCCTTTACTCGTACATTGCATATGCGATGAACTAGTAATGTCAGAGGCTAATATGCATAGTCGATTTAAAAGTGCGCAGATCACTTTAGAGCATCACCATTTCACACAAGACATAAAAGATGTACTTGATATGCTCAACATGAGCAGTAAATTCAAACCATACGAAATCCCAAGAACCCAGTCACAGACTGGTGTTATAGAAACATCTCCATTAGTAGATCAACTAAAAACCACCATTGCTATACCTCCACTACGCATCTCCCCTATGGAAAAGGAGGTAGCAATCCTGCATGCCATTGGGGCAACAGTAGCCGAATCCGCTGCAGTTCTTGATCTGACTGAAAGCTGTATCAAATCGCACAGAGCAGGCGTATTACAAAAGTGTTTCACACCGAACACCTCCTCTGCTCTTGTAAAGTTGATAGCTCACGACATCATCACTACTAGAGATTTGAAATAA
- a CDS encoding DUF932 domain-containing protein produces the protein MLDLLTTNSICHLTVAVYIRVLTRDVSTYLLHMSETLREMNSGWLLKADGSQFNSGVITDHSLPAREAFETAGALFTVSKHPLFFKDAIGQEHESNGVGLVRQDTGRELGVVTANYEVVQNDRLLEMAEALRDEVSMETVVLIQHGAKVAFTAQIKGTNSDVVPGDTVGKRIVGYLGHDGKTGIGALFTTVRVVCSNTLALATAKASDLKRLTHKGGANADVTTLIESINVARESFDQEVEGLKLLANTPMTNDLCREFLERVFAKEIAGQIKKDKDAPARDKTLEDLRITKHIYRAVNNGLGHQYAPNTLYSAFNAVTEVLTSPLTGRGESKLGSLWFGVNRNRVEAVREIALELATA, from the coding sequence TTGCTCGATTTACTTACGACTAACTCCATATGCCACCTGACGGTGGCTGTTTATATCCGTGTCCTTACAAGGGACGTATCCACATACCTACTACATATGTCTGAAACACTTCGCGAAATGAACAGCGGCTGGCTCCTCAAAGCTGATGGAAGTCAGTTCAACAGCGGTGTAATCACCGACCACAGCCTTCCAGCACGAGAAGCATTCGAGACAGCAGGTGCTCTATTCACTGTGTCAAAGCACCCACTCTTCTTCAAGGATGCGATTGGTCAAGAGCACGAAAGTAATGGCGTTGGTCTTGTAAGGCAAGACACAGGACGAGAGTTGGGTGTCGTTACTGCCAACTACGAGGTAGTTCAAAACGACAGGCTCCTCGAAATGGCTGAAGCCTTGCGGGACGAAGTCTCAATGGAGACAGTAGTGCTGATCCAGCACGGTGCAAAGGTTGCCTTCACAGCTCAGATCAAAGGGACCAACAGCGATGTTGTGCCTGGTGACACTGTCGGCAAACGCATCGTTGGTTATCTCGGACACGATGGCAAGACAGGGATCGGTGCCTTGTTCACCACAGTGCGTGTTGTGTGTTCAAACACCTTGGCATTAGCCACTGCTAAGGCATCAGACCTGAAGCGTCTGACTCACAAGGGCGGAGCTAACGCTGATGTCACAACACTGATCGAATCAATCAACGTTGCTCGCGAGTCATTCGATCAAGAGGTTGAAGGCTTAAAACTCTTAGCGAATACCCCTATGACCAACGACCTATGTCGTGAGTTCCTGGAACGTGTGTTTGCCAAAGAGATTGCTGGGCAGATCAAGAAAGACAAGGATGCTCCTGCAAGGGACAAGACCTTGGAAGACCTGCGCATTACGAAGCACATCTACCGCGCTGTTAACAACGGCTTGGGTCACCAATACGCTCCAAACACTCTGTACTCAGCCTTCAATGCCGTTACAGAAGTCTTGACCTCACCTCTTACTGGTAGAGGCGAAAGCAAGCTGGGTTCACTTTGGTTTGGCGTAAATCGCAACCGTGTTGAAGCAGTACGTGAGATTGCCTTAGAGCTTGCGACTGCATAG